A genomic window from Cucumis melo cultivar AY chromosome 8, USDA_Cmelo_AY_1.0, whole genome shotgun sequence includes:
- the LOC103486117 gene encoding uncharacterized protein LOC103486117, whose protein sequence is MAPPSLLGPPELYHAASPVSLQPTESAPVSLQPTESAPVSLQPTESTPSGVPFVDAMLANFNNINNHSDDNLPPMGFTENMSATFLSTGNPCLDFFFHVVPDTPANSLIDRLSLAWNHNPLMTLKLICNLRGVRGTGKSDKEGYYTAALWLYNFHPKTLAGNIPSIADFGYFKDLPEILYRLLEGSDVRKNQKKEWGERKGKSRKRLSSPRRGGLSVRYGSFKQEKPKTRKKEIQSSIDREANISKAMEKSRIEKEKASAERKLRKVSMARKVMERFQSDPNFQLLHDRISDFFTDCLKSDLQFMNSGDFTRISLAAKWCPSVDSSFDRSTLLCESIARKVFPRESDPEYEGIEEAHYAYRVRDRLRKDVLVPLRKVLELPEVYIGANRWDSIPYNRVASVAMKNYKEKFMKHDGERFAQYLKDVKDGKTKIAAGALLPHEIIMSLFDGQEDGGEVAELQWKRMVDDLLKKGKLRDCIAVCDVSGSMEGIPMDVCIALGLLVSELSEDPWKGKVITFSANPELHVIQGDSLKSKAEFVKTMHWGVNTDFQKVFDQILKVAVDGKLKEEQMIKRVFVFSDMEFDQASATSWETDYQVIVRKFTEKGYGSAVPQIVFWNLRDSRATPVPGKEKGVALVSGYSKNLMNLFLDGDGVIQPEAVMEQAISGNEYQKLVVLD, encoded by the coding sequence ATGGCTCCTCCAAGCCTTCTCGGTCCCCCGGAGCTCTACCACGCCGCTTCCCCTGTCTCACTCCAACCAACGGAATCAGCCCCCGTCTCACTCCAACCAACGGAATCAGCCCCCGTCTCACTCCAACCAACGGAATCAACCCCCTCTGGAGTCCCCTTCGTCGATGCAATGCTCGCCAACTTCAACAACATCAATAACCACTCCGATGACAACCTGCCGCCCATGGGCTTCACGGAGAATATGTCGGCGACCTTTCTCTCCACCGGCAATCCTTGCCTTGATTTCTTCTTCCATGTGGTTCCTGATACCCCTGCCAATTCTTTGATCGACAGATTGAGTTTGGCTTGGAATCATAATCCCTTGATGACGCTCAAGCTCATCTGTAACCTGCGAGGAGTTCGTGGTACGGGAAAGTCCGATAAAGAGGGATACTACACGGCCGCGCTCTGGCTCTACAACTTTCATCCCAAAACCCTAGCAGGTAACATTCCTTCTATCGCTGATTTCGGTTATTTCAAGGATCTGCCGGAGATACTCTACCGGCTTCTTGAGGGTTCCGATGTGAGGAAGAATCAGAAGAAAGAGTGGGGGGAGAGGAAAGGTAAGAGTCGAAAGAGATTGTCGTCGCCTAGGAGAGGGGGGCTATCTGTCAGATATGGAAGCTTCAAGCAAGAGAAACCGAAGACGAGGAAGAAAGAAATTCAATCTTCAATAGACAGGGAGGCCAACATTTCGAAGGCAATGGAGAAATCGAGGATAGAAAAAGAGAAGGCGAGCGCAGAGAGGAAGTTAAGGAAGGTTTCGATGGCGAGGAAGGTTATGGAACGTTTCCAATCTGATCCAAATTTCCAACTCTTGCACGATCGAATCTCTGACTTCTTCACTGATTGCTTGAAATCTGATCTTCAATTTATGAATTCCGGAGATTTCACGAGAATCAGTCTCGCTGCGAAATGGTGCCCTTCCGTCGATTCGTCCTTTGATCGATCGACACTACTCTGCGAGAGCATAGCGCGGAAAGTTTTCCCTCGCGAATCGGATCCAGAATACGAAGGGATTGAAGAGGCGCACTATGCGTACAGAGTTCGCGACAGATTGAGGAAGGATGTTTTGGTGCCACTCCGGAAGGTTTTGGAGCTGCCGGAGGTTTACATTGGAGCCAATAGATGGGATTCGATCCCTTACAACAGAGTAGCTTCTGTTGCAATGAAAAACTACAAGGAAAAGTTCATGAAACACGATGGGGAGCGGTTTGCCCAATACTTGAAAGACGTGAAGGACGGTAAGACCAAGATCGCCGCCGGAGCACTGCTTCCTCACGAGATCATAATGTCTTTATTCGACGGACAGGAAGACGGTGGAGAAGTTGCAGAGCTTCAATGGAAGAGAATGGTGGATGACTTGTTGAAGAAAGGGAAGTTGAGAGACTGTATTGCTGTTTGTGATGTGTCCGGAAGTATGGAGGGGATTCCCATGGATGTTTGTATTGCTTTGGGTCTTTTGGTTTCTGAATTGAGCGAAGATCCATGGAAAGGGAAAGTGATCACATTCAGTGCAAACCCAGAACTTCATGTGATCCAAGGGGACAGTCTGAAATCAAAAGCGGAGTTCGTTAAGACGATGCATTGGGGGGTTAATACTGATTTTCAGAAGGTTTTTGATCAAATTCTCAAAGTGGCTGTAGATGGAAAGTTGAAGGAAGAACAAATGATAAAGAGAGTGTTTGTGTTCAGTGACATGGAGTTCGATCAAGCATCAGCCACCTCGTGGGAAACAGATTACCAAGTTATAGTCAGAAAATTCACAGAAAAAGGGTATGGATCAGCTGTTCCACAGATTGTGTTTTGGAACTTAAGAGATTCGAGGGCGACGCCAGTGCCGGGCAAGGAGAAGGGGGTGGCTTTGGTCAGTGGATACTCAAAGAACTTGATGAACTTGTTTTTGGATGGTGATGGCGTCATTCAACCGGAGGCCGTCATGGAGCAAGCTATCTCCGGCAATGAGTACCAGAAGCTTGTTGTTCTTGATTGA